accttggaacaccttactcatgtcgacaataacccaaatccatcgaaaaaaacaaacggaagttaggaagtgccaaaGGAATcatgtcatcccaaaatttaggaaataaccttggacttatatcaaaaaatccgatggaaagtcagttgaaaatatttaaatttttggggCACTTGTGGTGTGAATTATGAATGATTTCTCAGACATATGTGAAGAGTAACTGAATAATGTAGCATTAAAGTGGAGCTAGCATGTTGGAGATCGAGGTCAGGAgtcaaattaaaaagaaattaaaaagaaccTAACAAACCTTGGGATAACAAGTTGAGAAGTCACGTTTTCTTATGTTGACCTCGACCAAGACTgaaaactttggggaggtcacgcagatactaCAGTTTATGATAAATTGGCCGATTTcatccaaggctgtatactttggggaggtcacgcaaggtcacgcagaccgccattttattagatacgcgggaacacaccacttctgatgattttacatgtaaaaaatttcaccacatcatcaagacgacgagaatcatcagagtaggtgaatttttgtatgaaatcggccattttatcatcaactgtggtgtgtaacccgcgtatctgtatctgcgtgacctccccaaagtatacagcttTGGATTtcatcaaggttctgaaagaacaggttaagacacatctgagttgatcacgaaggcggtgacacacaaattttgacaaatagatgctatttattgaacatactcaatacagattgtttgaaatgtcaacctgataaaaactattttttttcttcaagttgacatttcaaacaatctgtaatgagtatgttcaataaataatagcatctatttgtcaaaatttgtgtgtcagccgccctcgtgggtgtcttaacctgttctttcagaaccttggatttCATACCAAAATTGATGATTCTCGTCACCTTGatgtgttgaatttttttacatgaaaaatcatcagaagtggtgtgttcccgcgtatctaataaaatggcgttTACAGCCTTGGACCTCGACCtcaccaaggctgtatactttggggaggtcacgcagatgcagatacgcgggttacacaccacgtttcatacaaaaaattcaccacgccatacaaattcaattttggtgaatttgtttgtatggaaaaggtgtgttcccgcgtatctaataaaatggcgatctgcgtgacctccccaaagtatacagccttggaccTCACACTCGATCCTTTCCATTTATTGCCATCTACTGTGAACTGTAAGAACCATAGTCGATGGATGACCGATGGCCGTGTATTCTCCTCTTAATCGGTGTAAGGGTGTGCGTACATTAAACGTCAATAGATAAACTTTTGCgaaacaaacaataatttttttttgcaaactGAATATACAATTGCGGTTGAAACAGCATTTTGATCAATTCTTAAGGAATTTATTATGGATTTGGAATCGACCGGTCTGTCCCTAGAGGAgaagttaatttatttcatcgacaaaaatgaagtaaataaCGTGGAACGATTGCTGAAAGAAGGTAATTTAACGAGAATGATTTTTCTCACTGCCTGTCAATGAATAGGACAGTAAACATGACAATGGATCGCAATTTCTGttcatgtttttttgtgtgaatattTTGTTAGGTGATAAGAGAAGCTATTGCTCTTTTAAGAAGTAAATATTTACGTTGTATATAGGCTCGCCCTGTTGACATCGCAGACATTttcttaagaaatttttcgaaagcAAAAGTTTTCGATGAGGTGCAGTGGAGTTTTTGTCTAACTCTCTGCAGGCAGGCTTCCatgaaaaatagttttaagaattgtttccactcaacaaaaagtactccgtgagagagagcgctgtcaagtaaacaaagcaaaaattgaaataattcaattttgtctctcacacggagcaCGTTTTTGATAattggaaatcaagcattagtTTTCGACCAGCCAAACCATTAGTCAAAAATGACCACAATTAATTCGACGTCCATTTCTCACTGTCCATTACATACAGGAGCCAATGCAACAATAATCACATCGATTGGCCGGTCAGCAGTTGGTTACGCGACACTGAAGGGCCTGCCGAACATTTTAAGGCTTTTGCTATGGTCATGCGAGGACAATTTCAATGTTGACGACAATGAGTGCAGCGAACCGAAGAAACTGAAAGCGTCCAAAGACCGTACACCGGATGGTATGGAGGACTTGCAGTGGGAAGAAGAAATTCAAGATGATTTCAGTAAATACGATGCGAACGATGAATGGTCGAAGCTGTACGTGTAAGTCATTCATTTCACATGGAATAGGTTGATTCGATTCTGATGGCCAAGCTCACCCTTTAGATATTACGCTCGGATTTTCGAAAAGACCGGAGAACTGCTTAGCAATACGATTAAGAAGAAGGATCCGCATTGCCTTGACAGCTATAGTCATGCACCGTTACACTATGCAGCAATGATAGGAGATCTGCAATGTGCAGAATTATTACTTCAGGTATGTTGGTTGGTTAGCGATGGTCTTTAACGGATTCATTGATTGAACCGATTCAATTTGCCATCAGTACAATTCACCCGTCGACattacgacgaaatgtggATACACCGCCTTGCACCTGGCTGTTAAGAGTCCGGACGTTACAAGGTGTTTGCTGAAACGACGAGCCAATCCAAACAAGTATGCCGACCATAAACAGGAGACGCCTTTACATACAGGTAGTACATTGAAGTTGCCCTTTCGAGTCAGTCCCTGACCGACTAATGAATTCTGTTTTTCCATCCCAAACAGCCGTACGTATTGGCACCCCAGAAGTGGTAAGTAAATCCTTTGGTACATCTCAGTAACAAGGTCTGATCTAACAACCCTTCCAGATAACAATGCTAATAGATTCTGGTGCTGACATCAACGCTACATGTCTTATGAACCGGACGCCGCTCATTTTAGCCGTTGCAAGCAAGCAATTCGAAATTGCGAACATTCTGATCGACCGAGGAGCTAAGCTCAATACTCAGGACTCTCAAGGTACGTTTTCTGATCAGATCGATGGCAGTGTCGTCAATCAATGTCGTCATTTTACCTGCACCAAAGGTTGGACGCCACTGTACGTCGCCGTATTCGTACAAAATGTGCAATTAGTCGAACGACTCCTACAACTCGGTGCTCGGCTGTTCGTCAACCACTATCTGCTGCACTACTGTGTGCGCGAAAACCTACTGGACATTATCAAAATGCTCGTCAGATACGGCGACAACATTGACATACGCAATGGTTCCGGATGGTCACCGCTACTGATTGCAATCAGTGAACGAAACCTTCCGATATTCCAATTTTTCATGGACTACGGCGCTAAATTGAATAACAATCCGCTGCTCAGGGAATTGCACGTGGCTATCATGTACTGTACCGAAATGACGGAGTTCAAAACCATTGTCCAGACATTACTGTGCAGAAATATCGACGTTAATTCGGTCAATTACTGGGGCGAGACGCCACTACATTATACTATACTGCAGGAAAAGTACGATATGACCGAGTATTTGATCAAGGAAGGTGGTGATGTAAATGTAGGACACATAGCGCGTTCGACGGATAATCTTATTCTTGCCAGATATTCGAAAAATCTCGATTTAATCAAGCTACTAGGTGAGAGTGAATCGATCCGGTCGGTCACTGCA
The DNA window shown above is from Bradysia coprophila strain Holo2 chromosome IV unlocalized genomic scaffold, BU_Bcop_v1 contig_84, whole genome shotgun sequence and carries:
- the LOC119072553 gene encoding putative ankyrin repeat protein RF_0381 produces the protein MDLESTGLSLEEKLIYFIDKNEVNNVERLLKEGANATIITSIGRSAVGYATLKGLPNILRLLLWSCEDNFNVDDNECSEPKKLKASKDRTPDGMEDLQWEEEIQDDFSKYDANDEWSKLYVYYARIFEKTGELLSNTIKKKDPHCLDSYSHAPLHYAAMIGDLQCAELLLQYNSPVDITTKCGYTALHLAVKSPDVTRCLLKRRANPNKYADHKQETPLHTAVRIGTPEVITMLIDSGADINATCLMNRTPLILAVASKQFEIANILIDRGAKLNTQDSQGWTPLYVAVFVQNVQLVERLLQLGARLFVNHYLLHYCVRENLLDIIKMLVRYGDNIDIRNGSGWSPLLIAISERNLPIFQFFMDYGAKLNNNPLLRELHVAIMYCTEMTEFKTIVQTLLCRNIDVNSVNYWGETPLHYTILQEKYDMTEYLIKEGGDVNVGHIARSTDNLILARYSKNLDLIKLLVYAGLKIHGSFRPKSLPPPPWNDVNNSEHFLAKISSNPLSLQQLTRMTIRHKIIQKMHYTSKGPPTQPFNYVRNCDGSIVKYLISRLHLPRPIQRYLYDFPDVPHLKSASNPTTSAISSYEIQTSNAITRIRESGQRILIEDFLETVAISMTELSL